In Exiguobacterium sibiricum 7-3, a genomic segment contains:
- the hisG gene encoding ATP phosphoribosyltransferase yields MRIGITKGRLSKTTERYLKEAGVETWGAIERELIVKRGEHEFVFMKGSDLIPYVAQGVLDVAITGSDILLESDQELSELAELPFGICRMSVCAKEPLQFEGGRRVRIATKYPVIAKRYFSELGVDVDIVPLNGSVELAPLLGLADAIVDIVETGETLRANGLNEYEKIIDINARFFTSEWTLKRKRVEVIQLLEQLTEGVTR; encoded by the coding sequence ATGCGGATTGGGATTACGAAAGGCCGGCTGTCGAAAACGACGGAACGGTATTTAAAAGAAGCAGGGGTCGAAACGTGGGGGGCGATCGAACGTGAATTGATCGTCAAGCGCGGCGAACACGAATTCGTCTTCATGAAAGGATCGGATTTGATTCCGTACGTCGCCCAAGGCGTCCTCGACGTCGCCATCACCGGCAGCGACATCCTGCTCGAATCGGATCAGGAATTGTCGGAACTGGCAGAATTACCATTCGGGATTTGCCGGATGTCGGTCTGTGCGAAAGAACCGTTGCAGTTCGAAGGCGGACGTCGGGTCCGGATTGCGACCAAATATCCGGTCATCGCGAAACGTTACTTCAGTGAACTTGGTGTCGATGTCGATATCGTGCCGTTGAACGGTTCGGTTGAACTGGCACCATTGCTCGGACTGGCCGATGCAATCGTCGATATCGTCGAAACGGGTGAGACACTCCGGGCGAACGGTCTCAACGAATATGAAAAAATTATCGATATCAACGCCCGATTCTTTACAAGCGAGTGGACGTTGAAACGCAAACGCGTCGAAGTGATTCAATTACTCGAACAGCTGACAGAAGGAGTGACTCGGTAA
- the hisJ gene encoding histidinol-phosphatase HisJ, translating to MQLIKWDGHVHSPYCPHGTKDPLEAYIERALLQGLERISFTEHAPLPEGLVDPAPDNDSGMSFATAERYIEELKMLRDTYKNDIDIRIGMEFDYWEHDVDGTRDIIARYGPELTDGILSLHYLWIEDRYYMVDFSKESFGEIVTATGSVTAAHERYYEGIQALVMTNLGTHQPKRLGHLTLPTKFIQAYPLEQTPANLDETVRKIRQADFTLDLNTAGLRKPLCGLSYPYPELLQLTQSLGIPLVYGSDAHLAKDVGADFDMKW from the coding sequence ATGCAATTGATCAAATGGGACGGTCACGTCCACAGCCCGTATTGTCCGCACGGAACAAAGGATCCACTTGAAGCGTATATCGAACGCGCCCTGTTACAAGGTCTCGAACGGATCAGCTTCACCGAGCACGCCCCGCTTCCGGAAGGACTCGTCGATCCGGCACCCGACAACGATTCCGGAATGTCGTTTGCGACAGCCGAACGCTACATTGAAGAACTAAAGATGTTACGCGACACATACAAAAACGATATCGACATCCGGATCGGGATGGAGTTTGATTACTGGGAGCATGACGTCGACGGTACGCGTGACATCATCGCCCGTTATGGTCCCGAGCTGACGGACGGCATCCTGTCGCTGCACTACCTCTGGATCGAGGACCGTTATTACATGGTCGACTTCAGCAAGGAAAGTTTTGGTGAGATCGTCACGGCGACAGGCAGTGTCACGGCCGCTCACGAACGGTATTACGAAGGCATCCAAGCGCTCGTCATGACGAACCTCGGGACACACCAACCAAAACGTCTCGGTCACCTGACGTTGCCGACAAAATTCATCCAAGCCTATCCGCTCGAGCAGACGCCGGCGAACCTTGACGAGACGGTCCGTAAAATCCGTCAGGCCGACTTTACGCTTGATCTCAATACGGCAGGCCTGCGGAAACCGTTATGCGGTCTTTCCTATCCTTACCCGGAACTCCTGCAACTCACGCAGTCTTTAGGCATTCCACTTGTTTACGGATCGGATGCGCACCTCGCGAAAGACGTCGGTGCTGATTTTGACATGAAATGGTGA
- the hisD gene encoding histidinol dehydrogenase, translated as MATTKNFSVDRETEQAVRSILEQVANDGDAAVRRYTSEFDRVDLTDFRLDETKIQEAFDQADPNLVDSLKLMATRLVEWHEQELPSDIELVEADVTRRQRFVPVDSVGIYVPGGAASYPSTVLMNAIPAKVAGVERVVMVTPVTGLSTEVLVAAKIAGVTEIYTIGGAQAVAALTFGTESIQAVDLIVGPGNRFVAEAKRQVYGIVGIDSVAGPSEVVVIADETAHPDRIAADLLAQAEHDRDAVAIAFVPTEAMKADVDANIERRLQQLPRQEIARRAMENGGVFVASLDDAIEEANRLAAEHLELAVANPQEVVKLIRHAGMIFLGHETPETLGDYVAGTNHVLPTSGTARFASGLSARTFLRHQTMLEATREGVARLANAAKTVARVEGLEAHAQAIEVREN; from the coding sequence ATGGCAACGACAAAAAACTTCAGTGTCGACCGTGAGACGGAGCAAGCTGTCCGGTCGATTCTGGAACAAGTGGCAAACGACGGCGATGCGGCCGTCCGTCGCTATACAAGTGAATTTGACCGCGTTGATTTAACAGACTTCCGTTTGGATGAAACGAAGATTCAAGAAGCGTTTGATCAAGCCGATCCGAATCTGGTCGACTCGTTAAAACTGATGGCGACCCGACTCGTCGAGTGGCACGAACAAGAATTGCCGTCCGACATCGAGCTCGTCGAAGCGGACGTCACCCGTCGCCAACGGTTTGTTCCGGTTGACTCGGTTGGGATTTATGTCCCGGGCGGAGCCGCAAGTTATCCGTCGACCGTCCTGATGAACGCGATTCCGGCTAAAGTCGCCGGCGTCGAGCGGGTCGTCATGGTAACACCGGTCACCGGACTCAGCACAGAAGTGTTGGTCGCTGCGAAAATCGCCGGTGTGACAGAAATCTATACAATCGGTGGCGCCCAAGCCGTCGCTGCCTTGACGTTCGGTACGGAATCGATTCAAGCAGTTGATTTGATCGTCGGACCGGGCAACCGGTTTGTTGCCGAAGCAAAACGTCAAGTCTACGGCATCGTCGGCATCGACTCGGTTGCCGGACCGTCAGAAGTCGTCGTCATCGCTGATGAGACGGCACATCCGGACCGGATTGCCGCTGATTTACTCGCACAAGCGGAACACGACCGAGATGCGGTCGCGATCGCCTTCGTCCCGACGGAAGCGATGAAAGCGGACGTCGATGCGAACATCGAACGCCGCTTGCAACAACTGCCACGCCAGGAGATTGCACGCCGGGCGATGGAAAACGGTGGTGTCTTCGTTGCCTCACTTGATGATGCGATTGAAGAAGCAAACCGTCTGGCCGCCGAACACTTGGAGCTCGCCGTCGCGAACCCGCAAGAGGTCGTCAAGTTGATCCGTCACGCGGGGATGATTTTCCTCGGACACGAAACACCGGAAACACTCGGGGATTATGTCGCCGGGACGAACCACGTCTTACCGACATCCGGGACGGCCCGCTTTGCGTCCGGCTTATCAGCACGAACGTTCTTACGTCACCAGACGATGCTCGAAGCGACACGGGAAGGTGTCGCTCGACTAGCGAATGCCGCGAAAACGGTCGCTCGGGTCGAAGGACTCGAAGCACACGCACAAGCGATAGAAGTGAGGGAGAACTGA
- a CDS encoding ATP phosphoribosyltransferase regulatory subunit, protein MQSFSTIRLKDGATDYVGQSAERLQRVIRQLEDGLEQSNYTRLITPLIEEVGGREQIRMDFTTSVARALSERGREQYKRVFYSGSVFQPEEKFQVGFEERGVIAEVEAIQLGVRLIEELTGKEVTLSIGDAGLIEHLIETRVGDHHLRDQVTQMLRLRNVIELKRIARELDDALLAKLPLLFGREGAEQILPYVDETRLNAVIDLADAVNADLDFGQMGLQTYYDGVTIHGFIEGVTEPVLVGGRYDRLYEQFGQEQQAFGIGFSVERLAEVL, encoded by the coding sequence ATGCAATCATTTTCTACGATTCGACTCAAAGACGGGGCGACGGACTACGTCGGGCAATCAGCTGAACGCCTGCAACGTGTCATCCGCCAACTCGAGGATGGGCTCGAACAATCTAACTATACCCGATTAATCACCCCTTTAATTGAAGAAGTCGGTGGCCGGGAACAAATTCGGATGGATTTTACGACAAGTGTCGCGCGGGCGCTCAGTGAGCGGGGCCGCGAACAATATAAGCGCGTCTTTTACAGTGGTTCGGTCTTCCAGCCGGAAGAAAAGTTCCAAGTCGGGTTTGAAGAGCGGGGCGTCATTGCCGAGGTTGAAGCGATCCAACTCGGTGTCCGGTTGATCGAAGAATTGACCGGTAAAGAAGTGACGTTGTCGATCGGCGACGCCGGATTGATTGAACACTTGATTGAAACCCGGGTCGGTGATCACCACCTGCGGGATCAAGTGACACAGATGTTGCGGTTACGGAACGTCATCGAACTGAAACGGATTGCCCGTGAACTCGATGATGCCTTGCTCGCCAAACTCCCGCTTTTGTTTGGTCGGGAAGGCGCGGAACAGATCTTGCCGTATGTCGACGAAACCCGCTTAAATGCTGTCATCGATTTAGCAGACGCCGTCAATGCCGATCTCGACTTCGGACAGATGGGGCTGCAGACATACTATGATGGTGTGACGATTCACGGTTTCATCGAAGGTGTGACCGAACCGGTATTGGTCGGAGGACGATACGACCGGCTGTACGAACAATTTGGTCAGGAACAACAAGCGTTCGGAATCGGGTTTTCCGTCGAACGACTCGCGGAGGTGCTCTAA